The proteins below come from a single Orcinus orca chromosome 6, mOrcOrc1.1, whole genome shotgun sequence genomic window:
- the HEMGN gene encoding hemogen isoform X3 yields the protein MDLGKDQSHLMLHQIPDPHQEENHVPEVIGTWSLRNREQLRKRKAEAREKQTSQWQFGEKKHKRQRTGIRSERGRKRQQNTETKVEPLSQLEKEMMEKAPAPTEKETEPPRSVTEALLPVASTQRVVPKKHFSEIGQESIIHQENSSEYQETAVQNHPSEVLQDMAESGDLSPKMYQEIAVFQDHPSQMRHDMAQPEDLSLKMCQETAAAKALSSKTSEDVADLEGCPLEAYPKPDVPKGYALETYQKRAEPEEHNSELGQGIAETENFVPKAQEIAVPKELSIKTYQETVEPEHFSHKTYKEIAVSKAPSHKTIQETPAPEKYSPEIYQETPGSEEYSPEIYQETAGPEDYAPEIYQEIPGPEDLSTKTYKDKDVPEECFPELHQERGGPQDQDPKAHQEDAKDVYISP from the exons AAGTCATTGGAACTTGGAGTTTAAGAAACAGAGAgcaactcagaaaaagaaaagctgaagcACGAGAAAAGCAAACTTCACAATGGCAATTTGG AGAGAAAAAACATAAGCGGCAGAGAACAGGAATAAGAAGtgaaagaggcagaaagagacaACAAAATACAGAAACGAAGGTGGAGCCTCTGTCAcaattagaaaaggaaatgatGGAGAAAGCACCAGCAcctacagagaaagaaactgaaccACCCAGGAGTGTGACCGAAGCTCTCCTTCCGGTAGCCTCCACGCAAAGAGTTGTGCCCAAGAAACATTTTTCTGAAATAGGTCAAGAAAGCATTATCCATCAGGAAAATTCTTCTGAATACCAAGAAACAGCAGTACAAAACCACCCTTCTGAAGTACTCCAAGATATGGCTGAATCTGGAGACCTCTCTCCTAAAATGTACCAAGAAATAGCTGTATTTCAAGACCATCCTTCCCAAATGCGCCATGATATGGCTCAACCTGAAGACCTCTCTCTTAAAATGTGCCAAGAAACCGCTGCAGCCAAAGCCCTTTCTTCTAAAACATCTGAAGATGTAGCTGACCTGGAAGGATGCCCTCTTGAAGCATACCCCAAACCAGATGTGCCTAAAGGCTACGCTCTTGAAACATACCAAAAAAGAGCTGAACCTGAGGAACACAATTCTGAACTAGGTCAAGGAATAGCTGAGACTGAAAATTTTGTTCCTAAAGCACAAGAAATAGCTGTGCCTAAAGAGCTTTCTATAAAAACATACCAAGAAACAGTTGAACCTGAACACTTTTCTcataaaacatataaagaaatcgCTGTGTCTAAAGCCCCCTCTCATAAAACAATCCAAGAAACACCTGCTCCTGAAAAATATTCACCTGAAATATACCAAGAAACACCTGGGTCTGAAGAATATTCACCTGAAATATACCAAGAAACAGCTGGGCCTGAAGACTATGCCCCTGAAATATACCAAGAAATACCTGGGCCTGAAGACCTCTCTACTAAGACATATAAAGATAAGGATGTGCCTGAAGAATGCTTTCCAGAGCTGCACCAAGAAAGAGGTGGGCCCCAAGACCAGGATCCTAAAGCACACCAGGAAGATGCTAAGGATGTTTATATTTCTCCTtga
- the HEMGN gene encoding hemogen isoform X1 produces MDLGKDQSHLMLHQIPDPHQEENHVPEVIGTWSLRNREQLRKRKAEAREKQTSQWQFGEKKHKRQRTGIRSERGRKRQQNTETKVEPLSQLEKEMMEKAPAPTEKETEPPRSVTEALLPVASTQRVVPKKHFSEIGQESIIHQENSSEYQETAVQNHPSEVLQDMAESGDLSPKMYQEIAVFQDHPSQMRHDMAQPEDLSLKMCQETAAAKALSSKTSEDVADLEGCPLEAYPKPDVPKGYALETYQKRAEPEEHNSELGQGIAETENFVPKAQEIAVPKELSIKTYQETVEPEHFSHKTYKEIAVSKAPSHKTIQETPAPEKYSPEIYQETPGPEDLSTKTYKDKDVPEECFPELHQERGGPQDQDPKAHQEDAKDVYISP; encoded by the exons AAGTCATTGGAACTTGGAGTTTAAGAAACAGAGAgcaactcagaaaaagaaaagctgaagcACGAGAAAAGCAAACTTCACAATGGCAATTTGG AGAGAAAAAACATAAGCGGCAGAGAACAGGAATAAGAAGtgaaagaggcagaaagagacaACAAAATACAGAAACGAAGGTGGAGCCTCTGTCAcaattagaaaaggaaatgatGGAGAAAGCACCAGCAcctacagagaaagaaactgaaccACCCAGGAGTGTGACCGAAGCTCTCCTTCCGGTAGCCTCCACGCAAAGAGTTGTGCCCAAGAAACATTTTTCTGAAATAGGTCAAGAAAGCATTATCCATCAGGAAAATTCTTCTGAATACCAAGAAACAGCAGTACAAAACCACCCTTCTGAAGTACTCCAAGATATGGCTGAATCTGGAGACCTCTCTCCTAAAATGTACCAAGAAATAGCTGTATTTCAAGACCATCCTTCCCAAATGCGCCATGATATGGCTCAACCTGAAGACCTCTCTCTTAAAATGTGCCAAGAAACCGCTGCAGCCAAAGCCCTTTCTTCTAAAACATCTGAAGATGTAGCTGACCTGGAAGGATGCCCTCTTGAAGCATACCCCAAACCAGATGTGCCTAAAGGCTACGCTCTTGAAACATACCAAAAAAGAGCTGAACCTGAGGAACACAATTCTGAACTAGGTCAAGGAATAGCTGAGACTGAAAATTTTGTTCCTAAAGCACAAGAAATAGCTGTGCCTAAAGAGCTTTCTATAAAAACATACCAAGAAACAGTTGAACCTGAACACTTTTCTcataaaacatataaagaaatcgCTGTGTCTAAAGCCCCCTCTCATAAAACAATCCAAGAAACACCTGCTCCTGAAAAATATTCACCTGAAATATACCAAGAAACAC CTGGGCCTGAAGACCTCTCTACTAAGACATATAAAGATAAGGATGTGCCTGAAGAATGCTTTCCAGAGCTGCACCAAGAAAGAGGTGGGCCCCAAGACCAGGATCCTAAAGCACACCAGGAAGATGCTAAGGATGTTTATATTTCTCCTtga